One segment of Zhihengliuella halotolerans DNA contains the following:
- a CDS encoding ArsR/SmtB family transcription factor, producing MNAWNSGTAEKTDVFDSFAEIVKAVANGRRLELLELMAQGEHAVEELARATGAAVTTTSAHLQTLKRAGLVATRREGNSIRYRLAGDDVAELYTAAKRVALARSPRLREALESYLGPAQPAAVDPAAVTAEMFVLDVRPREEYDAGHFVSAVSIPLAELEDRYGEIPDGVRVVVYCRGELCRMAREAAAWLRERGVDAAAMVGGVVEWRASREVRLAVA from the coding sequence ATGAATGCTTGGAATAGTGGAACGGCGGAAAAGACGGACGTCTTCGACTCCTTCGCCGAGATCGTCAAGGCCGTCGCGAACGGCCGCCGGCTGGAGCTTCTCGAGCTCATGGCCCAGGGCGAGCACGCCGTGGAGGAGCTCGCCCGGGCCACGGGTGCCGCGGTCACGACGACGTCGGCGCACTTGCAGACGCTCAAACGCGCCGGGCTCGTCGCCACGCGCCGGGAGGGCAACAGCATCCGCTACCGGCTCGCGGGTGACGATGTCGCTGAGCTCTACACCGCGGCCAAGCGCGTCGCGTTGGCGCGCTCGCCGCGACTCCGCGAGGCGCTCGAGTCCTACCTAGGGCCAGCGCAGCCGGCCGCCGTGGACCCGGCCGCCGTGACCGCAGAGATGTTCGTGCTCGACGTGCGCCCGCGCGAGGAGTACGACGCGGGCCACTTCGTCTCGGCGGTCTCGATCCCGCTCGCCGAGCTCGAGGATCGCTACGGAGAGATCCCCGACGGGGTGCGTGTCGTCGTCTATTGCCGCGGCGAGCTGTGCCGCATGGCCCGCGAGGCCGCCGCCTGGCTGCGCGAGCGCGGCGTCGACGCGGCGGCGATGGTCGGCGGCGTCGTCGAATGGCGCGCCTCCCGGGAGGTGCGTCTTGCCGTCGCGTGA
- a CDS encoding alanine racemase, whose amino-acid sequence MNTTPTRAPVDRSLCAGPQPLTARLEPWMRDLLADHEVCRALIAEHGSPVNVIDTAPLARNIGELRAAAAAHGVDFEVYVARKANKALAVVDAARAAGAGVDVASDDELAQVLDRGVEPEKIILTSAVKPPATLRRALDAGVVVSLDNRDELDDLLAEAGAGGADVALRIAAQTAGVRPTRFGLAPAEWIEALGVAGDRVRVAGVHFHLHGYAAADRIAVLGEALAFVDRLRGHGHDVRFVDIGGGIPMTYLDDRTQWDEFWAAMRARRADLAAGGALTGELTWNDDPLGLDGSGGVYPFWQEATRGPWLEEVLTGRVGGTSVATALRERGLQLRCEPGRALLDGCGLTLASVAFRKKRADGVPLVGLHMNRTQMRSTSLDVLMDPLLVRPPDAAGADPVEAYLVGAYCIEDELILRRRLSFPAGVRRDDVVAFPNTGGYLMHIIESASHQIPLAANVIRRANGFEGDLIDGPVAGA is encoded by the coding sequence ATGAACACCACACCGACAAGGGCCCCCGTGGACAGGAGCCTCTGCGCCGGGCCGCAGCCGCTGACGGCGCGGCTCGAGCCGTGGATGCGCGACCTGCTGGCCGACCACGAGGTCTGCCGTGCGCTGATCGCAGAGCACGGTTCGCCCGTGAACGTCATCGACACCGCTCCGCTGGCGCGGAACATCGGCGAGCTGCGGGCGGCCGCCGCGGCGCACGGCGTCGACTTCGAGGTGTACGTGGCCCGCAAGGCGAACAAGGCGCTGGCGGTCGTCGACGCGGCGCGCGCGGCCGGGGCCGGCGTCGACGTGGCGAGCGACGACGAGCTCGCCCAGGTGCTGGACCGAGGGGTCGAGCCGGAGAAGATCATCCTCACCTCCGCCGTGAAACCGCCGGCGACCCTGCGCCGCGCCCTGGACGCAGGCGTCGTCGTGAGCCTCGACAACCGCGACGAGCTCGACGACCTGCTCGCCGAGGCCGGGGCCGGCGGGGCCGACGTCGCGCTGCGCATCGCCGCGCAGACCGCCGGCGTCCGGCCCACGCGATTCGGACTGGCGCCGGCGGAATGGATCGAGGCGCTCGGCGTCGCGGGCGACCGGGTGCGGGTGGCCGGCGTGCATTTCCACCTGCACGGGTACGCGGCCGCGGACCGGATCGCGGTGCTGGGCGAGGCGCTCGCGTTCGTCGACCGGCTGCGCGGGCACGGGCACGACGTGCGGTTCGTCGACATCGGCGGCGGCATCCCGATGACGTACCTCGACGACCGGACCCAGTGGGATGAGTTCTGGGCCGCGATGCGCGCGCGGCGTGCGGACCTGGCCGCCGGTGGAGCGCTGACCGGAGAGCTGACCTGGAACGACGACCCGCTGGGGCTCGACGGGTCCGGCGGCGTCTATCCGTTCTGGCAGGAGGCCACCCGCGGCCCGTGGCTCGAGGAGGTGCTGACCGGCCGCGTCGGCGGTACGAGCGTCGCGACGGCCCTGCGCGAGCGGGGGCTGCAACTGCGCTGCGAGCCCGGCCGCGCGCTCCTCGACGGCTGCGGGCTGACGCTGGCGTCGGTCGCCTTCCGCAAGAAGCGCGCCGACGGCGTCCCGCTCGTCGGCCTGCACATGAATCGCACGCAGATGCGCTCGACTTCGCTCGACGTGCTCATGGATCCGCTCCTGGTGCGTCCGCCCGACGCGGCCGGCGCCGACCCCGTCGAGGCGTACCTCGTCGGCGCGTACTGCATCGAGGACGAACTCATCCTGCGCCGGCGCCTGAGCTTCCCGGCCGGCGTGCGGCGCGACGACGTGGTCGCGTTCCCCAATACGGGCGGCTACCTCATGCACATCATCGAGAGTGCGTCCCACCAGATCCCGCTCGCCGCCAACGTCATCCGGAGGGCGAACGGCTTCGAGGGGGACCTCATCGACGGGCCGGTCGCCGGGGCATGA